A window of Saccharomyces paradoxus chromosome XIII, complete sequence genomic DNA:
AGGCAAATCTTATATCTTTACCACTGCTTCTATCGTGTAACGAGCCGATAGCCTTTAGTATACCATTAATTACGGCTTTCCCGCCGTGCACGTGTAGCTCTAATACATCCTCACCAGTAAATGAATACGGAGCTTGAAAGTACAATAGTAATGAGGAGTCTAATagtactttattttctttttgacCGTGAAGTTGTTTTGCAGTGATAGAGGACGGCAAATATATGTTTCTCAGAATAGCCTTCCTTATTGGTGGATCCGTGTTTGAGTCAACTAGTTGATTGTAAATGTACTTTGAATGAGTACCTGATATCCTTATGATTGCTATTGCAGAGGTTTGGTTTGGTGGTGTAGACAATGCATAAATAGTTGGTAGCTGGGAGGTAGAAGGCCTTGCAAATCCGAAATACCTCTTTAACGATCTTCTTACCAAAAGGGATCTCGAAATAAGCCGTGATTGCAAGAAGAAAGTATTATTCATGAATAGCATATCCATTAGCCATATCTGACATTCCCTAAGAAGGTACGGGTGGGATAAAATACTGCTGTATCTTCATGTAACTTCTTAAAGAAAGGCATATACATAAATTAGTTgattaagaaaaagaaaaatggacGAGTCCGGAATCGAACCGGAGACCTCTCCCATGCTAAGGGAGCGCGCTACCGACTACGCCACACGCCCATAGATTATTGAATAAATTGCTTGAATTATCCTTTCTAATCTACATAATACTTAACCTGTTctatcttcttttccttttgcaATGGATGCCACACCCAATTGAAGAATGGTTTTCACCGACTAGATTGTATATCAATCAATGAGTTTCAGATAAGATTTCTGTTATAATAAGATTCAACCATCGTCTATTGCCTAGTATTCATATTACTGGTATATTATCTGTTGGAATTGTGAATtaggtgaataattagataattgttgggattccgttgttactaaaggctataatattagatatacagaatatactagaagttctcctcggGAATAttggaatccacaaaagggaatcgatagttctacatagtgttacttactttatcttctttcattttatatgttgtcgTTCActatcctattacattatcaatgcttgcatttcagcttccattagattggatgactgtttctcaatctttatgccatcctcttacaccgcatgtgataatatagtAGTAACATGAGTgctactaaatagatgattttagaatttcattccaacaaaaagaTGGTCAATAAAGGCAGTGAGCTGAACAAATAATAGTAAatcattatcctattagCCATAAATTAAGCCGCCATAATGCGTCACTATATGAGAGGTCCTTGTTATATGCCGCCGGGTAAAGGGCAGAGTCTCCCGCCGCTGAAAAAGAGCATTACTAGAAGAACATGAAAAGAACaggtgaaaagaaagttgtAACTTCATTTACTGAGTAGCCATAATTGGAAAGGAACACTGGCAGCAGGTATGAAACCGTTTCCAAACAGTACGTGGCATTGGAGCCGAACCGTAAGACCATTCTCACAGTATTTGTCTAGCACTTGCTTTCTGCAGCAATCCTCGAGATTCACCTCGAAACGATACCTACACCTTTCAACGTCgaaacaacaacaaaagcGCTTCTTACCCGAATCTGAGCTTGCTAAATATAAAGAATACTACCAAGGTTTGAAGAGCACGGTAAACGAATTACCTGAATCAGTGGCCTCCAAGTCACCTTCATTAAGAACGCTCCACAAGAGATTACAATTACCCAATGAGTTGACCTATTCAACACTTTCCAGATGCTTGACGTGTCCCTCTGCAAAACTGCCCGACAAGATAAATAATCCAGCAAAAGGTGCAGCTTTCATCAATACTGTACCTACTAATAAATACTTGGACAATCACGGTTTAAACATCATGGGGAAGAACTTGCTCTCTTACCACGTTACAAAATCCATTATACAGAAATATCCGAGACTACCCACCGTGGTTTTGAATGCCGCGGTTAATGCATACATATCAGAGGCCGTACTGGCCCACATTGCTAAGTACTGGGGTATTGAAGTAGAAGCCACGTCTATTTTATCGCGCTATTTGAAAATGGAGCCATTTGAATTCACTTTGGGAAGGCTCAAATTCTTTAATAATTCGTTAGATTCCAAGGACGGCATTGAACTAATTACCGggaagaatttttcagagaTGAGCGCCCTTGCAATGAGTGTGAGGAGTATAATAGCTGCCATTTGGGCAGTAACGGAGCAGAAAGACTCCCAGGCGGTTTACAGATTTATTGATGATCATATAATGAGTAGGAAATTGGATATCACGAAAATGTTCCAGTTTGAACAGCCTACAAGGGAATTGGCCATGCTATGTCGCAGAGAAGGGCTGGAGAAACCTGTATCGAAACTAGTCGCTGAGTCTGGTAGACTATCCAAATCGCCTGTCTTTATTGTACATGTGTTTTCAGGCGAAGAAACTTTAGGGGAAGGTTACGGTTCCTCATTAAAGGAGGCAAAAGGGAGAGCCGCTACTGATGCTTTGATGAAGTGGTATTGCTACGAGCCTCTTGCGCAACAGGAGCCAGTAGTTGATCCTGGCACTGTTGTTGTTTAGTTCTGTATTTACCCTTTTGTAAATAGAGAACTCTTGAACCAGAGCACATTCttgtacatatatatatacacgTTGGTACAATATGCATTTACTTTATGTGtattaaaatatataaaaagtGAACAGAAACATGTTCCTTCTTTACTGCCTTACCTTTACCTTACAAACAAacagacaaaaaaaaagacttgtcaataagaaaacacaCATTTGTCAGGGGAAAGTAATACAAGAGAAATGGACCTTCTAAAATTCAGTTCTTTAGCTATATCGGAAATCAACTTCCTACATGAGTCATCTTTTGACTTGATAGACCACGCTTGGTTTTTATTAGTAGGCTGCAAACAGGATCAAGATGATAAGATTTACGTGCCAACCAATGCTAATGAAGCAGAGCTTCAATGGTACATTGAAAAGGTTATACGAATTCCGATGCAGCGAAATGACCAAATCAATCAGGAAAGCCtaaaaaagagaattaACCTAACAAAAGTCACTCAGAAGGACATTTGTATACTCGGTATTCTAGATTTATATCAATTGGAACAGGACGAGAATATTAATAATGAGGTGACCAAAAAAGTACTTCTTCAATTGGCCCCCTTAGCACTGAAATATCTGATTAAATATAACGTGTTACACCGACATGCATCATCCCAAGAAGTTATCGATTGTTTAAAGGGttataaaattgaagacgAAGTGCAGTTAGGCGAAGAAATCATCTTTGATTTCCTACAGGATAAAGTACAAATCGAGGATGTGAATGACAGGTACCAAATTATCACACCGAATAACGCCTTGCATCcagattttgatgaatttcAATTAATTGACAtgaaagataaagaaatcaa
This region includes:
- the CSI1 gene encoding Csi1p (Subunit of the Cop9 signalosome~similar to YMR025W); this encodes MDLLKFSSLAISEINFLHESSFDLIDHAWFLLVGCKQDQDDKIYVPTNANEAELQWYIEKVIRIPMQRNDQINQESLKKRINLTKVTQKDICILGILDLYQLEQDENINNEVTKKVLLQLAPLALKYLIKYNVLHRHASSQEVIDCLKGYKIEDEVQLGEEIIFDFLQDKVQIEDVNDRYQIITPNNALHPDFDEFQLIDMKDKEINIQKYNNNAIRKLLEKINRMIMFLKDYDANDKSFSATRDVILRKISMLVTQLKRGGTNDMNYLLDNKINEIKLLEISCKQWEISNMLKK
- the MRPL3 gene encoding mitochondrial 54S ribosomal protein mL44 (Mitochondrial ribosomal protein of the large subunit~similar to YMR024W), whose amino-acid sequence is MKPFPNSTWHWSRTVRPFSQYLSSTCFLQQSSRFTSKRYLHLSTSKQQQKRFLPESELAKYKEYYQGLKSTVNELPESVASKSPSLRTLHKRLQLPNELTYSTLSRCLTCPSAKLPDKINNPAKGAAFINTVPTNKYLDNHGLNIMGKNLLSYHVTKSIIQKYPRLPTVVLNAAVNAYISEAVLAHIAKYWGIEVEATSILSRYLKMEPFEFTLGRLKFFNNSLDSKDGIELITGKNFSEMSALAMSVRSIIAAIWAVTEQKDSQAVYRFIDDHIMSRKLDITKMFQFEQPTRELAMLCRREGLEKPVSKLVAESGRLSKSPVFIVHVFSGEETLGEGYGSSLKEAKGRAATDALMKWYCYEPLAQQEPVVDPGTVVV